Genomic DNA from Streptomyces sp. GS7:
GCCGGCGCTCACACCGATGATCGACGAGTGCCTGGAGTCGGCCGACCCGCAGCCCGGGGCCGCCGTGGTACCGAGCCTGCGCACCGGAGTGTCGGAGCAGCACGCCCTGCTCACCGCCGTCGCCCGGATGCACGCCCACGGCGTTCCCGTCGACTGGGGCGCGGTGCTCCCCGGGGCCCGGCCGGTCGCCCTGCCGACGTACCCGTTCCAGCGGCGGCGGTTCTGGCTGGCGCCGGTTCCCGTGGGCCCCGCGGGTCGGACCGCCGTCGCGGGCGCCCCGGGCATCGCGGGCGCCGCGGATGCCGCCGACGGTACGGCGGCCGGTGCGGAGCCGCCGGCACTTCGGGCCCGCCTGTCCGGTCTCGACGACACCGCGCAGGACGCGCTCGTACTTGCCCTGGTCCTCGCCGAGACCTCGGCCGCACTCGGCGGCCAGGAGCCGCCCGACGAGGACGGCAGCCGCACGTTCAAGGGGCTGGGCATCAACTCGTTGAACGCGGTGGAACTGCGCAACCGCCTGATCGAAGCCACGGATCTGCGGCTGCCCGCCACGCTCGTCTACGACTACCCCACGCCGAACGCCGTCGCCCGTCTCGTCCGCGAACGCCTCGCACCACCGGCCACCCCCGCGCGCGATGTGGCCGCCGCCGTGGCCGCGTTGGAGTCCCTGCTCGCGGCCGGTGCGGAGTTCTCGGCGGAGACGGTGACGCGATTGCGGGCGGTGACGGCGGGCAGCCGCGGCGGTACGGGCGCCGACACGGGTGGCACTCCCCACACGGCGCTGGACCTGGCATCGGTCAGCGACGAGGAACTGTTCCGGCTGATGGACTCGGAGAGTTGACGAGTGGTGGGTGCAGGGCCTCCGGGGGCACCCGCCTCCACCACCCACCTCGCCAACACTAGATAATTCCATGCCGTTTCGGCCCGTATGGTCCCGGCATGAACTCCCATTCCCCGGCGGCGGCGCTGACCGCCCGCCGCATCGCCGTATCGTTCGTGGCGGCCATATCGGCAGTGGGGGTCACGCCGCCCCTGGCCTCGGCCGATCCCCTCGGCACGCCCACCGGAGCGAGCCGGCACGCGCCGCAGGCACCGTTCCCCACGCACGGGATCCCGTTCACCGACGCCACGGTGACCCAGCAGGAGGACGGCTCGTTCCTGGTGTCCTGGAAGGCGCCCGGCGTCGGTTCGGTGACCGTCTATGCCGACGACCGGGCCGTGGCGCACGGCCGCGCCGAGGACGACGTCACCGTCCGCGGACTGCCCACCACCGACCGCCGGTGGTTCCGTCTCGTCCCCGACCAGGGCGCCCCGCTCACCCTCACCGACCGCTCGCTCCGCCTGGAGGGTGCCGCCAACTTCCGCGACGCGGGCGGGTATCGCACCATCGACGGCCGGTGGGTGCGGATGGGCGTGCTGTACCGCGCCGACGACCTGCACGCCCTCACCGACGCCGACCTCGCCAAGCTCCAGCGGCTGGGCATCCGGACGGACTTCGACCTGCGCACACCCGGCGAGCGCGCCACGACCCCGGACCGCGTACCCGCGGGCGCGCGCTATGTCGCGGCCGAT
This window encodes:
- a CDS encoding tyrosine-protein phosphatase; the protein is MNSHSPAAALTARRIAVSFVAAISAVGVTPPLASADPLGTPTGASRHAPQAPFPTHGIPFTDATVTQQEDGSFLVSWKAPGVGSVTVYADDRAVAHGRAEDDVTVRGLPTTDRRWFRLVPDQGAPLTLTDRSLRLEGAANFRDAGGYRTIDGRWVRMGVLYRADDLHALTDADLAKLQRLGIRTDFDLRTPGERATTPDRVPAGARYVAADPFGGHGTGRLPAAARTVERMMIRSHRGLVADPPALDAYRSLFRHANDPGSHALAYHCDRGKDRTGWATAALLTALGVDRDTVMRDYLATNDYLAASNAAALAEQPPAVAARLKPLLDCRAAYLNACFDQVMTRFGTFDGYLRDGLGLNEQDLERLREALLTD